Sequence from the Corallococcus soli genome:
TTCTCATCCACCTGGATGGTGCCGTCGAGCGCCTCCGTGTGCAGGTTCTTGGGGATGAAGCCCGCGCCGATGCCCTGGATGGGGTGCGGGCCCGGCGCGCCGCCGCTGATGACGGGCGACTTGACGGGCTCCACCGCGAACACCTTCAGCTTCGGCCACTTCGCCTTGAGGACCTCCGCGCATGCGGTGATGTGGCCGCCCGTGCCCACGCCCGTGATGAGGTAGTCCAGCCCGTCCGGGAAGTCGTTGAGGATCTCCTGCGCGGTGGTGCGCTTGTGGACCTCGATGTTGGACTCGTTCTCGAACTGCTGCGGCATCCACGCGTTGGGCGTCTGGGCGACGAGCTCCGTGGCGCGGGCGATGGCGCCCTTCATGCCCAGCGCGCGCGGCGTCAGGTCGAAGGTGGCGCCGTACGCGGCCAGCACCCGGCGGCGCTCGACGCTCATGGAGTCCGGCATCACCAGGATGAGCTTGTAGCCCTTCACCGCGGACACCATCGCGAGGCCGATGCCGGTGTTTCCGCTGGTGGGCTCGATGATGACGCTGCCCTCCTTGAGGATGCCCTGCTTCTCCGCCGCTTCAATCATCGCCAGGCCGATGCGGTCCTTGATGCTGCCGCCCGGGTTGGCGCGCTCCAGCTTCAGGTGCACGGTGACGCGCGAGGGGTACAGGCGGTTGATGCGCACGTGCGGTGTGTTGCCAATGGTCTGCAGGATGCTGTCGACTTTCATGGCGTCTCCTGTGCGGGGAAGGGCACTGCGTTGGGGGTTCTCAAATCTGGTAGTCGAGGACGTCCAGCCCTTCGTCACCGTGGCGCGCGCGCACCTCGCTGCGGCGGGTGACGACGGACTGGGGCGGCACGCTCTGCGTGAGCCACGCGTTGCCGGCGATGATGCTGCCCCGGCCCACCACCGTCGCGCCGCCGAGGATGGTGGCGTTGGCGTACACCACCACGTCGTCCTCGATGGTGGGGTGGCGCTTCTTGTCCGCCAGGGCCTTCTCCACCATCAGCGCGCCCAGCGTGACGCCCTGGTAGATCTTCACGTTGTCGCCAATCATCGTCGTCTCGCCAATGACGACACCCGTCCCATGGTCGATGACGAACCGACGCCCGATGGTGGCGCCCGGGTGGAGGTCCACGCCGGTGCGCTGGTGGGCGTACTCGGTGAGCAGGCGTGGCAGCAGCGGGAAGCCCCGCTGGTGCAGCGAGTGCGCCACCCGGTAGATGGCGATGGCGTAGAAGCCCGGGTAGGTGAGCACCACCTCGTCCACGCTGCGCGCGGCGGGGTCGGCTTCGAAGATGGCCCGGGCGTCCTGCTGGAGCCAGTCGTAGATGTCCGGCAGCCCCTCCATGAAGTGCGAGGACAGGTCCGTGTCGGTGACGGGGTAGTGCGGCGCGAGCAGGCCCTGGATGCGCTGGAGGTTCGCCTCCACGGCGGTGACGTCCCGGCGCACCGCGGCGGCGTTGCACTCCAGCCGCTCCGCGAAGTGCGGGAAGAGCAGCCCCAGCACCTGCGCGACGAACTCCGGCGCCGCCTTGCGCACGTCCGGGGGGAAGCAGTGGCGCTGTCGCGCCTCCAGCAGGGTGGCGACAAGTCGGGCGTTGGGGTCGTCCATGGGGCGTTGCGTCAGGATAGCGCGCGAAAGAGGTGATTTCTTTGTTTCCGCTGCTGGAACGGCTGGTGGGGGCGGAATTGGCATTTTCTGGGCTTCCGGAGGCGTAACGGCCCCGTTGCCAAGGTGGATGCCCTGGGTGGGAAAACGTCGCGGTCGCCTGGCCGTTCGGGGGACAGGGGCCGGGACGCGGTGTGTCCTGGCGGGGGAGGCCGGAGGAAGTTACCCAGGGGGATGCCCGAAGGTCACAGCATCCACCGGGTCGCCCGGGTCCACCGCCGGTGGCTCGTGGGCCGCCGCTTCACGGCCGATTCGCCCCAGGGCCGTCCGGACGTGGCGCCCGCGCTGTCCGGCCGGACGCTGCTGGGCGTGGACGCCCACGGCAAGCACCTGTTCCACACCTTCGAAGGTGACGTGCGGCTGCACCTCCACCTGGGCCTCTTCGGCCGCATCCGGCACTTCCGGAGCGAAGCGCCGCTGCCCTCCTCGGCCTGCCGGCTGCGGCTGGCCTCGGACGCCGCGACGCTGCACCTGTCGGGGCCGTCCGCGTGTGAGCTGCTGACACCGGAGGCGGAGGCCACCCTGCGTGCGCGCCTGGGAGAGGACCCGTTGCGCGCGGATGCATCGCCGGACCGGGCGTACGCGCGGCTGACGCAGGGACGCATGCCGTTGGCGCAGGCGCTGCTGGACCAGGGGCGCATCGCGGGCGTGGGGAACATCGTGCGGGCAGAGGCGCTGTTCCTCGCCCGGCTGCCGCCGCTGCTGCCCGCGTGCGAACTGGAGCGGGACGCGTTCGACGGACTGTGGGGCGCGATGCGGGCGCTGCTGGAGGACGGAGCGCGGGACGGGCTCATCGTCACGCCGGGTGCGCCACCGCTGCCGTCGCCGGGCCGCAAGCGCGCGGAGCGCTTCTGTGTCTATGGCCGCACGGGCCAGCCGTGTCCGCGCTGTGGCGCGAAGGTGAAGGGTCAGACGCTGGCGGCGCGCACGCTCTACTTCTGCGCCGCATGCCAGGGCGTGGACCGGGTGAAGCGGCCACGGTGGCCCCGCGCCCGTTAGCGTGCGGCGGTTCGCGGCGCCGTGCCGCGGACGCGCGGGGTGCGGTCGAGCGGACAGCCGGAGGTCGTCACCCCGCTGCGGCGCTTGCCGGGTGGCGCCCACCGTGGGGACGATGGAGGCATGACGACCGCCCTGTCCTATGCCCACGGCACCAGCACCACCCCGCTGCTGGGAGAAACCATCGGTCAGAATCTGCGCCGCACCGTCGAACGGTACGGCGATCGCGAAGCCCTGGTCGTGGTGTCGCAGCGCTACCGCGTCACCTGGCGAGAGTTCTGGGATGCGACGACGGAGGTGGCGCGGGGGCTGATGGCGCTCGGTGTGCAGCAGGGGGACCGGGTGGGGTTGTGGTCGCCCAACCGCTTCGAGTGGACCGTGGCGCAGTACGCGCTGGCTCGCACGGGCGCCATCCTCGTCAACCTGAACCCGGCCTACCGCACGTCGGAGCTGGAGTACGCGCTCAACCAGGCCGGCGTCAGCGTGCTGCTCCTGGCGAAGGGCTTCCGGCAGACGGACTACACGGCGATGCTGGCGGAGGTGCGGCCCCGGTGTCCGGGACTGCGCGAGGCGCTGGTGCTGGACTCGGACTGGGAGCGCCTGGTGAAGGCCAGCGCGGCCGTGAGCGTGGACGCGCTGACGCAGCGGGAGGCGTCGCTCCAGTTCGACGACCCCATCAACATCCAATACACGTCCGGCACCACGGGCTTCCCGAAGGGCGCCACGCTGTCGCACCACAACGTGCTCAACAACGGCTTCTTCGTGGGCGAGGTGCTGCGCTACGGCCCGGAGGACCGCGTGTGCATCCCGGTGCCATTCTACCACTGCTTCGGCATGGTGATGGGCAACCTGGCCTGCACGTCCCACGGCGCGACCATGGTGATTCCGGGCGAGGCGTTCGAGCCGCTGGCGGTGCTCCAGACGGTGCAGGCCGAGCGCTGCACGTCGCTCTACGGCGTACCCACCATGTTCATCGCGGAGCTGGACCACCCGCGCTTCAGCGAGTTCGACCTCACGTCGCTGCGCACCGGCATCATGGCGGGCTCGCCGTGCCCGGTGGAGGTGATGAAGCAGGTGCAGTCGCGGATGCACATGCGCGAGGTCACCATCTGCTACGGCATGACGGAGACGTCCCCCGTGTCCACGCAGAACCTGCTGGATGACGCCCTGGAGAAGCGCGTGGCCACGGTGGGCCGCGTGCACCCGCACCTGGAGGTGAAGGTGGTGGAGCCGGAGACGGGCGCGGTGGTGCCGCTGGGGCAGCCGGGGGAGCTGTGCACGCGGGGCTACAGCGTGATGCTGGGGTACTGGGAGAACGCGGCGGCCACGGCGGCGGCGGTGGACCGGGCCGGCTGGATGCACACCGGCGACCTGGCGACGATGGACGCGGAGGGCTACGTCAAGATTGTCGGGCGCATCAAGGACATGATCATCCGGGGCGGGGAGAACGTGTACCCGCGCGAGGTGGAGGAGTTCCTGCACACGCACCCGGACGTCAGCGAGGCGCAGGTCATCGGCGTGCCCAGCGTGAAGTACGGCGAGGAGGTGATGGCGTGGGTGCGGCTGAAGTCCGGCGCGACGCTCACCGCCGAGTCACTGGTGGCCTTCTGCACCGGCCGCATCTCCACCTTCAAGATTCCCCGCCACTGGAAGTTCGTGGACAGCTTCCCCATGACGGTGACGGGCAAGGTGCAGAAGTTCCGCATGCGCGAGGTCTCCGTCGCCGAGCTGGGACTGGGCGACGCGGCCTCCATCAAGACGGCCTGACGCGCGACTTCTTCGCGGGAGCCTTCTTCGC
This genomic interval carries:
- a CDS encoding AMP-binding protein, whose translation is MTTALSYAHGTSTTPLLGETIGQNLRRTVERYGDREALVVVSQRYRVTWREFWDATTEVARGLMALGVQQGDRVGLWSPNRFEWTVAQYALARTGAILVNLNPAYRTSELEYALNQAGVSVLLLAKGFRQTDYTAMLAEVRPRCPGLREALVLDSDWERLVKASAAVSVDALTQREASLQFDDPINIQYTSGTTGFPKGATLSHHNVLNNGFFVGEVLRYGPEDRVCIPVPFYHCFGMVMGNLACTSHGATMVIPGEAFEPLAVLQTVQAERCTSLYGVPTMFIAELDHPRFSEFDLTSLRTGIMAGSPCPVEVMKQVQSRMHMREVTICYGMTETSPVSTQNLLDDALEKRVATVGRVHPHLEVKVVEPETGAVVPLGQPGELCTRGYSVMLGYWENAAATAAAVDRAGWMHTGDLATMDAEGYVKIVGRIKDMIIRGGENVYPREVEEFLHTHPDVSEAQVIGVPSVKYGEEVMAWVRLKSGATLTAESLVAFCTGRISTFKIPRHWKFVDSFPMTVTGKVQKFRMREVSVAELGLGDAASIKTA
- the cysK gene encoding cysteine synthase A; translation: MKVDSILQTIGNTPHVRINRLYPSRVTVHLKLERANPGGSIKDRIGLAMIEAAEKQGILKEGSVIIEPTSGNTGIGLAMVSAVKGYKLILVMPDSMSVERRRVLAAYGATFDLTPRALGMKGAIARATELVAQTPNAWMPQQFENESNIEVHKRTTAQEILNDFPDGLDYLITGVGTGGHITACAEVLKAKWPKLKVFAVEPVKSPVISGGAPGPHPIQGIGAGFIPKNLHTEALDGTIQVDEKDAFEFARRSAREEGIFVGPSSGASLSAVNQKLAEMPDGSRVLAFCYDTGERYLSVENLFPAQ
- the epsC gene encoding serine O-acetyltransferase EpsC; amino-acid sequence: MDDPNARLVATLLEARQRHCFPPDVRKAAPEFVAQVLGLLFPHFAERLECNAAAVRRDVTAVEANLQRIQGLLAPHYPVTDTDLSSHFMEGLPDIYDWLQQDARAIFEADPAARSVDEVVLTYPGFYAIAIYRVAHSLHQRGFPLLPRLLTEYAHQRTGVDLHPGATIGRRFVIDHGTGVVIGETTMIGDNVKIYQGVTLGALMVEKALADKKRHPTIEDDVVVYANATILGGATVVGRGSIIAGNAWLTQSVPPQSVVTRRSEVRARHGDEGLDVLDYQI
- a CDS encoding Fpg/Nei family DNA glycosylase, giving the protein MPEGHSIHRVARVHRRWLVGRRFTADSPQGRPDVAPALSGRTLLGVDAHGKHLFHTFEGDVRLHLHLGLFGRIRHFRSEAPLPSSACRLRLASDAATLHLSGPSACELLTPEAEATLRARLGEDPLRADASPDRAYARLTQGRMPLAQALLDQGRIAGVGNIVRAEALFLARLPPLLPACELERDAFDGLWGAMRALLEDGARDGLIVTPGAPPLPSPGRKRAERFCVYGRTGQPCPRCGAKVKGQTLAARTLYFCAACQGVDRVKRPRWPRAR